The Streptomyces aurantiacus genome includes a region encoding these proteins:
- the glgB gene encoding 1,4-alpha-glucan branching enzyme: MTPRPNPPAKKPKSAKAKATGKAADKAQAEPAEEARATTAGPAPDEGHSPLVGPAPVPLPKSAPPRESAPDAGPSPVAGPGGLPEPVGDTEPALVAEPVPAAEAVPAAEAVPAVEPVGDVRSLAVLDRGDRERLLGGAHHDPHSVLGAHSVADGVVFRVLRPYALCVTVVAEGLRAELHDDGDGFFSAVLPLREVPEYRLTVEYEGAVQDTEDAYRFLPTLGDLDLHLFGEGRHEQLWTVLGAEPMEHQGVTGTRFSVWAPNARGVRVAGTFNFWDATAFPMRSLGSSGVWELFAPGVGEGELYKFEITRPDGTKTLRADPMARRTEVPPATSSVIHTSRHEWQDEEWMERRADRPAHEAPFSVYELHLASWRPGLTYRQLADQLPRYVADLGFTHVELMPVAEHPFGGSWGYQVTGFYAPTARLGSPDDFKYLVDALHRAGIGVIMDWVPAHFPRDEWALAEFDGRPLYEHEDPLRAAHPDWGTLEFDYGRREVRNFLVANAVYWCEEFHIDGLRVDAVASMLYLDYSREAGQWTPNVHGGRENLDAVAFLQEMNATLYRREPGVVTIAEESTAWDGVTRATHHIGPGGFGGLGFGLKWNMGWMHDSLGYVSHEPVHRRYHHHEMTFSMVYAYSENYVLPISHDEVVHGKRSLVSKMPGDWWQQRATQRAYLGFMWAHPGKQLLFMGQEFAQGAEWSEAHGPDWWLLDPSYGAEADHRGVRDLVRDLNTVYRQAPALWELDTDPAGFGWVAGDAAEDNVLAFLRHAADGSPLLAVSNFSPVVRHEYRLGVPDDVSAWHEVLNTDAGRYGGSDVGNAGPLKPDDTAWHGHPASIRVTLPPLSTVWLRPA, from the coding sequence GTGACGCCCCGCCCGAACCCGCCCGCCAAGAAGCCGAAGAGCGCGAAGGCCAAGGCCACAGGCAAGGCCGCCGACAAGGCGCAGGCCGAGCCCGCGGAGGAGGCGCGGGCCACGACCGCGGGGCCCGCGCCGGACGAGGGCCACTCTCCGCTCGTGGGGCCGGCCCCGGTGCCGCTCCCGAAGTCCGCGCCACCGCGGGAGTCCGCGCCGGACGCGGGCCCCTCTCCGGTCGCGGGCCCCGGCGGCCTCCCGGAGCCGGTCGGGGACACGGAGCCGGCTCTCGTCGCGGAGCCGGTTCCGGCCGCGGAGGCGGTTCCGGCCGCGGAGGCGGTTCCGGCGGTGGAGCCTGTGGGCGATGTGCGGTCCCTGGCCGTGCTGGACCGGGGGGACCGGGAGCGGCTGCTCGGGGGCGCGCACCATGACCCGCACTCCGTACTCGGAGCCCACTCCGTGGCCGACGGAGTGGTCTTCCGGGTGCTGCGGCCGTACGCGCTCTGCGTGACCGTCGTCGCCGAAGGGCTGCGCGCCGAGCTCCACGACGACGGGGACGGGTTCTTCTCCGCCGTGCTGCCGCTGCGGGAGGTGCCGGAGTACCGGCTGACGGTGGAGTACGAAGGAGCGGTGCAGGACACCGAGGACGCGTACCGGTTCCTCCCCACGCTCGGCGATCTCGACCTGCACCTGTTCGGCGAGGGACGGCACGAGCAGCTGTGGACGGTCCTCGGCGCGGAGCCGATGGAGCACCAGGGCGTCACCGGCACGCGCTTCTCCGTCTGGGCGCCGAACGCCCGCGGTGTGCGGGTCGCCGGCACCTTCAACTTCTGGGACGCGACCGCGTTCCCGATGCGGTCGCTGGGCTCCTCCGGGGTGTGGGAGCTGTTCGCTCCCGGTGTCGGCGAGGGAGAGCTCTACAAGTTCGAGATCACCCGGCCCGACGGGACGAAGACGCTGCGCGCCGACCCGATGGCGCGACGCACGGAGGTCCCGCCCGCCACGTCCTCCGTCATCCACACCTCGCGTCACGAGTGGCAGGACGAGGAGTGGATGGAGCGACGGGCCGACCGGCCCGCGCACGAGGCGCCGTTCTCCGTGTACGAACTCCATCTGGCGTCCTGGCGACCGGGCCTGACATACCGTCAACTCGCGGACCAGCTGCCCCGGTACGTCGCCGACCTGGGCTTCACGCACGTCGAGCTGATGCCGGTCGCCGAGCACCCCTTCGGCGGCTCCTGGGGCTACCAGGTCACCGGCTTCTACGCGCCCACCGCCCGCCTCGGCAGCCCCGACGACTTCAAGTACCTCGTCGACGCACTGCACCGGGCCGGCATCGGCGTGATCATGGACTGGGTGCCCGCGCACTTCCCCCGGGACGAGTGGGCACTGGCCGAGTTCGACGGACGGCCGCTGTACGAGCACGAGGACCCGCTGCGGGCCGCGCACCCCGACTGGGGAACCCTCGAGTTCGACTACGGGCGCCGGGAGGTGCGCAACTTCCTCGTCGCCAACGCCGTCTACTGGTGCGAGGAGTTCCACATCGACGGGCTGCGGGTCGACGCCGTCGCCTCCATGCTGTACCTCGACTACTCGCGCGAGGCCGGCCAGTGGACGCCCAACGTCCACGGCGGCCGGGAGAACCTCGACGCGGTCGCCTTCCTCCAGGAGATGAACGCCACCCTCTACCGGCGCGAGCCCGGTGTCGTCACGATCGCCGAGGAGTCGACGGCGTGGGACGGGGTCACCCGTGCCACCCACCACATCGGGCCGGGCGGCTTCGGCGGGCTGGGCTTCGGCCTGAAGTGGAACATGGGCTGGATGCACGACTCCCTGGGATACGTCTCCCACGAGCCGGTCCACCGCAGGTACCACCATCACGAGATGACGTTCTCGATGGTGTACGCGTACAGCGAGAACTACGTGCTGCCGATCTCGCACGACGAGGTCGTGCACGGGAAGCGGTCGCTGGTGTCGAAGATGCCGGGCGACTGGTGGCAGCAGCGGGCCACCCAACGGGCGTACCTGGGCTTCATGTGGGCGCACCCCGGCAAGCAGCTCCTCTTCATGGGGCAGGAGTTCGCGCAGGGCGCGGAGTGGTCGGAGGCGCACGGCCCGGACTGGTGGCTTCTCGACCCGTCGTACGGGGCCGAGGCCGACCACCGGGGTGTGCGGGATCTGGTCCGGGACCTCAACACCGTGTACCGGCAGGCTCCGGCGCTCTGGGAGCTCGACACCGATCCCGCCGGGTTCGGCTGGGTGGCCGGGGACGCCGCGGAGGACAACGTCCTCGCCTTCCTCCGGCACGCGGCCGACGGGTCGCCGCTGCTGGCCGTCTCCAACTTCTCGCCGGTGGTGCGGCACGAGTACCGGCTCGGGGTGCCGGACGACGTGAGCGCGTGGCACGAGGTGCTGAACACGGATGCGGGGCGGTACGGCGGGAGTGACGTCGGCAACGCCGGTCCCCTCAAGCCGGACGACACGGCGTGGCACGGACACCCCGCGAGCATCCGCGTCACGCTGCCACCGCTGTCGACGGTGTGGCTGCGGCCGGCTTAG